The DNA sequence GCCCGTTGCGCCGTCCGGAGGCAGGATCACCTCCGTGACAGTGCGGCTGCTGGCGGTCCTGGTCCTGCTCCTGGTGAGCGCGGCGACGTGGCTGGACGGGCGCGCCCCGGACCCGGTCCCGGCCGACGCCGACCCGGCCGTGTTCAGCGCGGACCGGGCGATGCGCACGGTGGACGAGCTGGTCGACGGCCCGCGCCCGGGCGGCAGCCCGGCCGCCGTGGCCGCCCGGGACGCGATCGCCGCCCGGCTGACCGCGGCCGGGCTGACCACGCGGCTGCACTCCTCGACCGGCGCCGGCGGGGCCGACGGACGGCTCACCGCGGCACCGGTGGACAACGTCGTCGCCACCCTGCCCGGCACCGACCCGACCGGGGCGGTCGTGCTGTCCGCGCACTACGACTCGGTCGCGAGCGGTCCGGGCGCCGCGGACGACATGGCTTCGGTGGCGGCGATCCTGGAAGCGGTGCGCGCACTTCGGGAGGGCCCGCCGCTGCGCAACGACCTCGTCGTGCTGGTCACCGACGCCGAGGAGGTCGGCCTGCTCGGGATGCAGGCATGGGTGCGCGACGAGCTCGTCCCCGCCGCACGCCCGACGGTCACCCTGAACTTCGAGGCCCGCGGGGTGTCCGGGCCGTCGTTGATGTTCCGGACCTCCCCGGGCAACGCCGGGCTGGCCCGAGTCTTCGCCGACGCCGTCCCACACCCGACGGGCGATTCGTCGCTGGTCGAGGCGTTCCGGCTGCTGCCCAACGACACCGATCTCACCCGGGTCGTCGACGCCGGCCGGCCCGGTGTGGACTTCGCGTTCGTCGAGCAGCCGGTGCAGTACCACACGGCGGGCGACGCCCCGGAGAACCTGAGCGCGGCGAGCGTGCAGGACCACGGTGAGGCCGCGCTGGGGCTGGCCCGCGCCCTCGGGAACCAGGACATCGCCCCGCTCGACCCTGCGGTGTCCGGCGTCGCACCGCAGGACGACGCGACCTACTTCCGGTTCGCCGGGACGACCGTCGTCCACCCATCGTGGCTGGTGTGGCCGGTCGCGGCGCTCGGCACGGTCGCGGTCGTCGCCGCGATGGTGGTCGCCCGCCGACGCGGTGCGACGACGGTCCCGCGCGTCCTGGGTGCGGCGGTGCTGCTGCTCCTCGCGGTCGTCGCCGCGGCGTACGCGTCGGTGGGGCTGTGGCGGGCGCTCGTCGCGGTGCACCCGGCGTGGGTGGACACCGGGCCGTACCTGCACCGCCCGGTCCCGGTGCAGGCGGCCGCGGTGGCGCTGGCCGTCGCGGTGACGGCGCTGTGGTGGCTCGCGGTGCGCCGGTGGGCGGGCGCCGCAGGCGCGGCCGCGGCAGGAGTGCTGGTGCTCGCGGTGCTCGGCCTGGTCACCGCGGGCACGGTGCCGGGGGCGTCGTACCTGTTCGCGTGGCCCGCGGCCGCCGCCGGCGCCGGGCTGGCCGCGGCCCTCGCGCTGCGGGGGCGCCCGGTCGTCGCGACGGCGGCCGCCACGCTGGGCGCGGTCCCGGCGGCGGTGCTGCTGGTGCCGCTGGGATGGGACCTGTTCGTGCTGTCCGGAGTGTCCGACGGCGTCCCGGCCGCGGCGCTCGTGCTCACCGCCGCGGCTCTCACCGTCGTCCTCGTCCCGGGAGGAATGCGGCGCGCGACGGTCGGAGCTCCGCCCGGTCGTGTGTGGCCGGTGCCCGTCGCGGCGGTGCTGACCGCGGTCGTCCTCGCCGGGGTGGGAGCGGCGGTGAACGGCGCGTCGGCGGATCGGCCACAGTCCTCGCACCTGTCGTTCCTGCAGGACGGCGAGGGTGCCCGCTGGGTCAGCAACCAGACCGCCCCCGCGGCCTGGACCGCCCGCTACCTGGACACCCCTGCACGGGAGGTGCCGGCCTGGCCGGGCCCGGACGAGGTACGCACCGGGCCGGCGCAGCCGTTGTCCGTGCCGGGCCCGCGGGTGGAGGTCCTGAGCCGCACTGCGGACCGGGCGGTGCTGCGCGTGACGAGCCCGCGCGGGGCCCCGGGGATCACGCTCCGACCGGATAGGACCGTCACCGCGGCCACCGTCACCCCCGCCGGGCGGCCGGCGGTCTCGGCCACGCCGGCGGACGGGCTGACCGAGATCCGGCTGCACGCGGTGCCGGCCGCGGGTGCCGTCGTCGAGCTCGTGACCGGACCGGGGCCGCTGGGGGTGGCCGTCGCGGACCTCTCGCCGGGGCTGGCCGGGGTGCCGGGCTTCGTGCCGCGGCCGCCGGAGCTGCGCGGGGCGCCGGACCGGACCGGCGACCAGGTCGTGCTGGCGACGCGGGTGGAGCTCAGCGGGTGAACGGGAACCGCGGGCCCGTCTCCCAGGGTCCGCCGTCGTAGCGCCAGAGCGCGAGCCCGGGGACGGCTGCGGTCCACGGCTCGAAGCCGGCGGCCAGGTCGTCGTGCAGCGCCCGGGCGGCGGCCGGGGCCACCTTGTTCTGCACGGTCACGTGCAGGTCGACCCTGCCGGCGTCCTGCGGGGTCAGCCGGTCGCGCCACCGGTCGGCGACACCCCGGCGCAGGGCGGACAGCTCGGGGCCGTCGAGGACGAAGGCGACCCCGCGGCCGAGCAGCCGCAGTCCGGTGACGCGCGCGGTCACCGGGGCTCGGTCGGTCGCGGCGCTCAGGTCGGCGACGAGCTCGGCCGCGGCATCGCCGGGCAAGGCGTGGAACAGGGTCAGGTGCGCGGCGAGGTGGTTGCGCCCGGCCGGGAAGTGCCGTGCCCGCAGGTCGTCGAGCCGGGTCTGCGTGGGCTCGTCGAGCAGGGCGGTGAGGATCAGCGGGCGGTCATCCACGGTGCAGCGCCGTCATCATGGCCTCGACGGCGATCCGCGGCTTCACGTTCTGCTCCAGCGCGTCGCGGCAGGCGAGCACGGCCTCGAGCCGGCGCAGCGACGACTCCGGGCCCCACTCGGCGGCGGCCACCCGGATCTCGCGGTCGCGGTCGGGGTTCGTCAGCGCCACCGTCGCGCCGGTCGCGGCGACGATCGCGTCCCGGTAGAAGCCGGCGAGGTCGACCAGTGCCCGGTCGAGCGCGTCACGCTGGGTACGGGTGGCGCGGCTCTTCTGCCTCTTCTCCAGGTCACGCTCGGCCGCCTTCGCCGACCGGGCCGCCGCCGCCGCGCCCTTGCCCGTGCCGCCGGCACCCATCGCGACGGCCAGCTCCTCGCGCTCGGTCCCGTCGCGGGTGGACCGCAGCTCCTCGGCCTCGGCCTCGGCGGCACGGATCAGCACGTCGGCATGGAAGAACGCGTCGCCGAGCCGGCGCAGCTTCGTCGGCACGCCGAGGATCTCCTCGCGGCGGGCGCGGGCCAGCGGGTCGCGGGCGAGCCGCCGCGCGCGACCGACGTGACCGCCGCACACCGACGCCGCCCAGCGGGCCTGGTCCGGGTCGATGCCGTCACGGTCGCGCAGGACCCCGGCGACGGCCTCGGCCGAGGGGCTGCGCAGGTGCACCATCCGGCAGCGCGACCGGATCGTGACGGGCACGTCGTCGGGGTGGTCCGACGGCGCGCAGAGGAGGAACACCGTCTCCGGTGCCGGTTCCTCCACCGCCTTGAGCAGCGCGTTCGAGGCGCCCTCGGTGAGCCGGTCGGCGTCGGCGATGATCACGACCTGCCAGGTGCCGGTGGCGGGTCTGCGTGCCGCGAGCTGGACCAGCGAGCGCATCTCGGCGACCGAGATGGACAGTCCCTGGGGGACGATCTCGCGGACGTCGGAGTGGGTGCCCGCCATGACGGTCCGGCAGGCCGCGCACTCCCCGCAGCCGTGGTGGGGGCACTGCAGGGCGGCGGCGAAGGCGCGGGCGGCGTTGGACCGGCCCGAGCCGGGCGGACCGGTGAACAGCCAGGCGTGGGTCATCGCCGTCGGGTCCGACGCCGCACCGTCCAGCTCGGCGACGGCGGCCGGCTGGCCCACCACGTCGTCCCACACGCTCACGACGACATCTCCTCCGCCATCTGACGTCGCGCGAGGGCGCCCACCACCACCGCCAGGACGCCCCCTCCGGCGAGGACGAACCGCGTGCCGTCGACCAGCAGCGTGGTGTCGCCGACGGTCACCGTCCGCGTCGCCACGACGCCGACCACGACCGGCACCACCGACATCGCCCCCAGCAGCACCAGCCGGACCACGGACTGGACGAACGCGTTGACCCGGCCGCGGACCCCGTCGGCGACCTCGGTGCCGATGATCGTGAGACCGGTGAGGAACGCGACGCCGGCGAACGCACCCACGCACAGCACCGCGGCGATAGCCATGAACAGGTGCACCGCCACAGCCACCACGACGAGCGACAAACCCGCCCCGACGATCGCGCTGCCGAACAGCCTCCGGTGCGGAACCCGGCGGGCCAGCGCCGGACCGACGCCCATGCCCGCGGCGAGCCCGGCGAACACCGACGCGAACAGGACCGAGTAGGCCGCGTCGCCGCCGCCGAGGCTCGACGCGTAAAGCTTCGCCGTCGCGATGACGGCCCCACCCGCGGTGAACGCGCCGATGATTTCGACCACCAGCCCGCGCACCAGCGGAGTGCGGACGACGAAGCGGTAGCCGTCGCGCAGCAGGAACAGCATCGACGGCGGGGCGGCCCGGCGCTCGGACTCGGTGGCTCGGCCGGAGATCTCCGGGATCGCGAAGTACACGGCCAGCGCCGACGCCAGGAACGCGAACGCGTTGAGGGACAACGCCGCGTAGACCGTGGCCGCCTGGTCCGCACCGAACAGCGGGCCGACCTTGCTGACGAGCGCGAACAGTCCCGCCCCCCCGACGACGGCCACCCCGTAGGTCACCAGCAGACCCAGCTGAGCCGCACTCTCCATCTGGGCCGGGCTGCGCAGCAGGTTCGGGACCGCCGCGTCCTTGGCCGGGATCCAGAACATCGTGCACAGCTCGAGGAGCAGCGTGACCACCAGCAGCCACCACAGCTGCCCGACGAACGGGATCGACAGCAGCAACACGAACTTCGCGAGGTCGCAGGTCACCATCACCTTGCGCCGGTCGAAGCGGTCCGCGAGCACCCCGGCGAGCGGGCCGAACAGCAGCGACGGGACCAGCTTGGTCGCGACGACGCCTCCGAGGGCGAGACTCTGCGCGGTGAACCCGGCGCCCGCGGTGAGGTGGGTGGCCAGCGAGGTGAGCGCCAGCAGCGCCAGCCACTCGCCGGTCGCGGTGACCGCGGTGACCGACCAGAGCCTGCGGAAGGCGGGGATCGCGAGGACCGACGTCAGGCGGTGCGACGACGTCGACGACGACGGGGTCGTGATCGCGGCTCACCTCCTCACCCGGTGCGGCGTGCGGATCTTCAGGCTAGACGGGGCCACCGACGGCGACCGCGGGACCTCAGACGATCGTCGACAGTGTCTGGACCAGGATCACCAGGTAGATCAGCACGAAGACGATCGTGAACACCCGCGCTCCGACCCGGCCGCGGGTGAGCCGGGAGAAGCCGAGCAGGCCCTCGTCGAGGTCGACCGGGGGCCGGGCGGACACCGCGGGCGGCCGGTAGACCGTCCCGACGGGTTCCTCGCCGCCGGAACGAGGTCGGCGAGGGGCGGGCAGCCGGGGCACCGGGCCGGTCGGGGACCGCCGGGGCACGGGCGGGACCGGCGACGACGGGGCGGGCGTCACCGGGCGGCGGGGCCCGGGGACCGAGTCGTCCGCGTCCTCGTCCGGGGTGGGGATGGCGGCGGGGCCCGGCCTGCGGCGCCGGACCGCGGTCAGGGTCCGCCGGGTGGGGCCGTCGATGTCGGGCCCGCCCGCAGCGGGCTGCTCATCGCCCGAGGACGGGTCGGGGTCCGGCCGGTCCGCGGGCGCGGCCTGCGCCGCCCCGGCGGGGCCCGCGGGGTGGGCACCTTGCTCCCGGGCCCGCCGGTCCGCCTCGCGCTCGGCGACCAGCCGCGCCACGCCCCAACGCCCGTCGTCGGCGGGGGCCGGCGCGGGGCGGCTGTTCCTCCACCGCACGGCCATGACGGCATGCTAGGCCGCGACCAGCGGTGACGCCTGCTTCCGACGGGGTATGGCGCGCGGTGCCGCCCGGCCGGGTGACCCGCCCGGGCGGAGCGTCACCCGCCGTCGGGCGGGCGGTTCCCCTCGTCCGGCCGGCCCGGCGGCGGGCCGGAGTCCGGCGCGGGCGCCGGGGCCGGGCTGCCCGGGGGCGGCGGCGGAGCGGGCACCGACCCGCTGCTGACCTGCAGGGTCACCTGCTCACCCGGGAGCGCGGCGCCGCGAGGCTCCTGTCCGACGACCGTCCCCTCGGGAGCGTTGTTGTCGACGGTGCGGGTGGTGACCTGCCATCCGGCGCCCTCCAGCTCACCGCGGGCGTCGCTCACCGACCGGCCGACGACGTCCGGGATGCGCGACTCGGCGCCGCCGTCGAGGTAGCGCGGGTCGGTCGGCGGCAACGGCGTCGGCGGCGTGTTCGCCACCAGCGGGGTGACCGCGCCGTACCAGGTCCGGGCGGGGGTCCTGCCGCCGAAGATGTCGCCGTCGCCGCACGCGAAGGGCGCGCCGCCGCCGTCGCAGAGGGGCCGGGGCCGGTTGGAGTTGTCGAAGGTGATGACCGCGCCGGCCATCTCCGGGATCGCGCCCACGAAGGCGGCCGACTTGTGCTGCTGGGTCGTCCCGGTCTTGCCGGCCATCGGACGGGTCCATCCGGCGGCCCGCGCCGCGGCGGCCGAGGTGCCGGAGATGTCGTCCTGGCTCATGCCGGTGACCAGGGTGTTCGCCAGACCCGGGTCGACGGCCTGCTGGCAGGGCTCCTCGGTGATCGGGACCGGCTCGCCCTCGGCGTCGGTGATCGAGTCGATCGGCGTCGGCGGACACCACATCCCCTCGGAGAACAGGGTGGCGCCGACGTTCGCCAGCTCCAGCACCGAGGTCGGGGTGACACCGAGGGTGAATGACGCCAGCCGCTGGTCCTTGATCACCTCGGCGATCGACCGATCGGTCCGCTCGCCGGTGCCCGGGTCGACGAACGGCGTCGTGGCCAGGGACTTCATGCCGAGACGGACGGCCATGTCGACCACGTCCGGCACCCCGGTGAACTCCTCCAGCTTGATGAACGCGGTGTTCGGCGACTGCGCGAGCGCGTCGGTCATGCTCATCCGCGCCGGCAGGCCCTCGCTCGCGTTCCCGACCGGGATCGGGCGACCGCTGC is a window from the Pseudonocardia sp. HH130629-09 genome containing:
- a CDS encoding M20/M25/M40 family metallo-hydrolase codes for the protein MTVRLLAVLVLLLVSAATWLDGRAPDPVPADADPAVFSADRAMRTVDELVDGPRPGGSPAAVAARDAIAARLTAAGLTTRLHSSTGAGGADGRLTAAPVDNVVATLPGTDPTGAVVLSAHYDSVASGPGAADDMASVAAILEAVRALREGPPLRNDLVVLVTDAEEVGLLGMQAWVRDELVPAARPTVTLNFEARGVSGPSLMFRTSPGNAGLARVFADAVPHPTGDSSLVEAFRLLPNDTDLTRVVDAGRPGVDFAFVEQPVQYHTAGDAPENLSAASVQDHGEAALGLARALGNQDIAPLDPAVSGVAPQDDATYFRFAGTTVVHPSWLVWPVAALGTVAVVAAMVVARRRGATTVPRVLGAAVLLLLAVVAAAYASVGLWRALVAVHPAWVDTGPYLHRPVPVQAAAVALAVAVTALWWLAVRRWAGAAGAAAAGVLVLAVLGLVTAGTVPGASYLFAWPAAAAGAGLAAALALRGRPVVATAAATLGAVPAAVLLVPLGWDLFVLSGVSDGVPAAALVLTAAALTVVLVPGGMRRATVGAPPGRVWPVPVAAVLTAVVLAGVGAAVNGASADRPQSSHLSFLQDGEGARWVSNQTAPAAWTARYLDTPAREVPAWPGPDEVRTGPAQPLSVPGPRVEVLSRTADRAVLRVTSPRGAPGITLRPDRTVTAATVTPAGRPAVSATPADGLTEIRLHAVPAAGAVVELVTGPGPLGVAVADLSPGLAGVPGFVPRPPELRGAPDRTGDQVVLATRVELSG
- a CDS encoding 2'-5' RNA ligase family protein; translation: MDDRPLILTALLDEPTQTRLDDLRARHFPAGRNHLAAHLTLFHALPGDAAAELVADLSAATDRAPVTARVTGLRLLGRGVAFVLDGPELSALRRGVADRWRDRLTPQDAGRVDLHVTVQNKVAPAAARALHDDLAAGFEPWTAAVPGLALWRYDGGPWETGPRFPFTR
- a CDS encoding DNA polymerase III subunit delta'; translated protein: MSVWDDVVGQPAAVAELDGAASDPTAMTHAWLFTGPPGSGRSNAARAFAAALQCPHHGCGECAACRTVMAGTHSDVREIVPQGLSISVAEMRSLVQLAARRPATGTWQVVIIADADRLTEGASNALLKAVEEPAPETVFLLCAPSDHPDDVPVTIRSRCRMVHLRSPSAEAVAGVLRDRDGIDPDQARWAASVCGGHVGRARRLARDPLARARREEILGVPTKLRRLGDAFFHADVLIRAAEAEAEELRSTRDGTEREELAVAMGAGGTGKGAAAAARSAKAAERDLEKRQKSRATRTQRDALDRALVDLAGFYRDAIVAATGATVALTNPDRDREIRVAAAEWGPESSLRRLEAVLACRDALEQNVKPRIAVEAMMTALHRG
- a CDS encoding MFS transporter — encoded protein: MTTPSSSTSSHRLTSVLAIPAFRRLWSVTAVTATGEWLALLALTSLATHLTAGAGFTAQSLALGGVVATKLVPSLLFGPLAGVLADRFDRRKVMVTCDLAKFVLLLSIPFVGQLWWLLVVTLLLELCTMFWIPAKDAAVPNLLRSPAQMESAAQLGLLVTYGVAVVGGAGLFALVSKVGPLFGADQAATVYAALSLNAFAFLASALAVYFAIPEISGRATESERRAAPPSMLFLLRDGYRFVVRTPLVRGLVVEIIGAFTAGGAVIATAKLYASSLGGGDAAYSVLFASVFAGLAAGMGVGPALARRVPHRRLFGSAIVGAGLSLVVVAVAVHLFMAIAAVLCVGAFAGVAFLTGLTIIGTEVADGVRGRVNAFVQSVVRLVLLGAMSVVPVVVGVVATRTVTVGDTTLLVDGTRFVLAGGGVLAVVVGALARRQMAEEMSS